TCATCAAAGCTCACAACCCTCGACGGGGCTTTGCTAAAATTTATGGTGTGATCCCATCCACCTAAACTGTTTTGTCCCCTTATCAACGCATCAGCCGCATCCTTGGTGGCACGCATAGCCGGATTATATTGAGTAACATTATACGCCCTCAAAAACGCCATCCCCACAGCGGGTGTTCCAGGAGCTTGAACCTCGATGGTACTCTCATCAGCAATCCCTTCACCCCATCGCTCGCTCAAATCCGACGTCACGTACCACACGTAACCACCCTCGGTGCTGATCGAATGAAAGAATTTAACCCCGCGCTCCAATGCCTGCTCAGCATCTCGTTTAAGATCAGCCGAAACGGTTACACAAAATGAAAAACTTAAAAGGATGAGTAGCATTTTTTTCATACGGAGAATAATAAATACTCTAACTCAACGTCTTCCAAGCGTTAAGAGATGCTCGATAAAAGTTCCCGGTCTCTGCTTAGAAAACGACGAAAAAGAACCTGGAGCAACAAAGCACCAACCAAAGTTTAACTCAACCACAGATTGCTCAGATGGGCACAGATATTTTAATTATGAAACCACGAATGGACAGGAATCATGAGGTAGGGACTGATCGCCGACTGTGTCGGGTCGAAGCTTTCAGCGTAGCCTGAGCGGTCCGATATCCTGAAGGGTTCAAGGCATCTTTCTAAACGGAAAAAAGATACAAATTTTAACCACTGATAGCACTGATTTTCACCGATAAAAAACGAAAAAATATTCGTGATCCATTCGTGGTTAGTTTATGATTTTTAAAGGAACCAGCCTTCAGTTTTTCGCGTAATTCTGCGCTTTTCGTAGTTAAAACATTTTTCTTCGAACGTATTTTTTTGAACAGAAGCAAACGGAGGAAACGGAGAAAAAAGAATCTTCATACCTTGTTTATTTGGCGGTCTGATTGAAATCTGCCAGTGGCGGATAAAAAATTATTTATTAACTACGAAAGACGCTAAATTTCGCGAAACAGGATGAAGAATAATTTCGCGCCATTTCGCGTATTTCGTAGTTACAATAATAACGGTTTTAAAAGTTTAACTACAGATTGCTCAGATGGGCACAGATATTGTAATTATGAAACCACGGATGGACACCAAGCGACACGAATCATGAGGTAGGGACCGATCGCAGACTGTGTCGGGTCGAAGCTTTCAGCGTAGCCTGAGCGGTCCGATATCATGGAAGGTTGGTTCGTTTATTACCAATCAACTTCAAAGATGCCATGCTGGGGTTTGGCGTTCCCGGGGGGAATGCGGTTTCAGGTTTCGGGTCTGATTCTTGGAATGGTTAAATGATTCTGTCATAAAGAAAGGAGACAAAATCATGGGGAACAGAATAAAGGAGTAGGCTCTGTCCCTAAGGATTGAGAAAGCAGGAAGTACTCGCCGCTCCTTCGGTTGTCTCATGCCGGATGGGCGGGAGTCGATTCGTGTGCGCCTCGTCGTTACCCAACCCACCCTGGATAACCTCTATCAGCACATCGTTGTCCGGTTGATTGAGCATGGTAACCACACGATAAAAGTAGGCGCCCTCAAACCGGTGCTCATCCACATACCTCAAAAAGTTCCCTGCTGTGACTGGCGCATCCTCCTCATACACTGCTATGGTAATTACGCCTAAATAAGTGACCAATTGAACGTGGGTGTTAGACTTAGTGCATCCGACAAAAACGAGAGCGACTAGCAAGGCACTCACGACCGAAAATCGATATAACGGGTATCCCATCGAAGCCGGTGAATTCATAAGTTTCGACAACGGTTAAACTCGTCCCTGGTAACTACTATCGCTCGTGCTAACTTTAATGGAGTCGTCCACTTTGATGAACGCAGGCGTGCGGACTTCCAAGCCGGTTTCGGTAACCACCATTTTTTGTACGTTCCCTGAAGAGTCGCCTTTAATGGCCACTGGCGCCTCCACCACTTTCATTTGAACGCTCAACGGAAGATCGATCATCATCGGTACATCTTCAACCATCATAATATTGTACTCCAATCCTGGCACCATGTATTTCCTGGCGTCACCGATGATCTCCGCACTCAGTTCTATCTGCTCGAACGATTCCAGGTCCATGAACGCAAATAAACCCTGGTTTTCATAGCTAAACTCCATTTTAACGCTCTGGTTATGCATCACGTTGAAGCTGTCGCCGGCGTTGGTCCGCACATGCACCACTTTATTGGTTTTCACATTGCGCAGTTGCATCGTGCAAAAGGAAGTCAGGTTGGGCGGTGTATGAATGGTCCGTTCCAAAACGAAACAAGGTTGCCCTTGATATTCGATTACATTGCCGCGCGATATTTTGTTTACCTGAGTATTAGCCATGATCCTGTGTGTTTTAAAAAGTAGCTGAAGTAAGCAGCGCAAATAACTGGTGTCCAGCCATGAATTATGGCTACTCCGCTCGAATTATCGCTCCGGTGAATATCAGCGCCTTTTGTTTACTCAAATACCTCGCCCAAACAAAGCACTCGGTGAATCAGACGGGCGATCCAATGCCTCACCATAAAAAAAGCTCTAATCATCCAAAGAAGAAAAGGCATCAACGAGTACTTCAAACGGCATGACGACACAGCACGAGATTTAGCCGTTAACCATCCTGAAAATAAGGTTCAGCATAGTGTAGGAAAACTATTTATACAAAACTACCAGGACCGTCCCGTTCGGCTCGTCTTGTTCAAATAGCAACAAAGCGAACTCTGGTTAGGAACCCTGACGCACTTTCTTTGGCAGATAGGTTCCGGCTATATAGATCAATGAACCCACTAAAGCCCCGAGGGACATGATTCGGAACATAAAAACATAGCCGACATTTTCCGCCAGGTAACCACTAAGAGCGGCGCCGAAGAGTTGACCGAGCATGCGAACAGCCAGGTAGTAGGAAAGGACGGTCGCTTTGTGTCCTTTCTTTGCCAAGGAGGATAGGTAAACGATGGCGGCAACTTCGATACCTCCCCAACAGAGACCGTGAAACATGATGGGGATCCAAAGCATTTCTACCTGACCAATAAACGAGGTAACAACTACACGCAGGGGTTGAGCCAGAAATGCAAGGGCAAGAATGTGTACGGGATTAACGTGATCAATCCACTTACCAATCAGAGGCAGCGAAACAAGAGCGACCAATCCCATCAGCCCCGATAACAAACCGAGTGAGCGGGTACTGGCTCCCAACTCGCGCGCATAGGCTGAGAAAAATTGATGAACAGGTGGCTCAGCCAATGCGACAAAGAAGAAGGCGATGAGAAACAGCTTAATCCCGGGATGTAATCCACGAAAACCAAGCGGCGCCACTTTCGGAGGGTTGGTATCCGGTTCAGGGATTTGGAGGACTAGAGGGATGGATAAAAATATAAAGAGTGATCCCACTGCGCTGATAGTGGCGATGTCATTAAACAATAGCGGTAACCCCATAGCACCGACGGTAAAACCAAGGGAACCAAACGCGCGATAAATACCAAAGCTTCTTCCCTGACGAGCTCCACCAAATGCTTCAACCGCCAGCGTAGGCATCATCCCGATAATCATGGGGACCAGAATAGACTTCAATACAGAATAGAGTACAAACTCCCAGACATGCTCGCAGATGGAGAAGTAGAGCATAAGCACGCCGTAGCCAATTGAACCCCAAATAATGAAAGCCTTATGTAGATGATTGCGGTCGGCCAAGCGGCCAAAAAACAAAGAGCTTATGATGAATATCCCACTACTGGCTCCTAAGATAAGGCCAATAGCGGTTTCGCCAATGCCGACGTCTTTCATGCGCACAGCTTCGAACACAAACAAAATCCCAATGCCTGCGATTTGCATCATGCAGGACATGCGAAGAATCCAGTTTAAATTCATGGTTATGTTGGGCTGCAAGCACGGCATAGAAAAGGAATAGCTATCTAAAAAGCGACCACCAAAATGTTATTTATGTGTATTAACCTGGATACCTTCCGGCCTTGAAACGGTCCTTTTTAGATAAGACCTTGCAATCCTATGAGGACAAATAATCTTGTTAGAACTCTGTTCCGCCTTTGGTGGATCAAGGGACCCCAGGGAGCGATGTTTAATATTTAACAACGCTTTGTTTGATAGTGCTACACGCCAACAGGATCCAGCAAAGCTGGAAGAGCCCAACGATCCAACGCCGGGACATCAACCCACTCCGCGGGCCTCGACGGCGGAGTTAAATAGCCACAACATCGCAAGCAAGCGTACCACAAAATTACCATCCTGACAGAATGCAAAATTGTGTTGGCAGAAAAATAAGATGCATGGTCTAACTAACAGGATGAGACTGAAGGATAAGGTGGCATTGATCACAGGCGCCGGGTCAGGTATCGGACGGGCAAGCGTGAAAAAGTTCTTGGAAGAAGGGGCGAAAGTCGTGGCCTCGGATATCAACGAGAATGCCCTTTCGGACCTCAAAACTGAGTTCAGCGCTATTGAAACGGTGACTGGGGATGTAACCATTCCAGCCGATACTGAGCGCATGGTTCAAACGGTGCTCGATGCATTTGGGCAAATCGATATACTGGTTAACTCCGCCGGGATAACTCAAAGAAACGTGAGCGGCGATGCCAGTTTCGAGGAGCGCTGGGATACCGTGATGAAGGTCAATGTGAAGGGAACAATGCTCATGTCTCATGCCGCAGTGGAAGTCATGCGGAAAAGCGGAGGTGGCTCCATCGTCAATCTTGGCTCCATCATGAGCTCCGTGGGTTATCCGACGGTTTTGCCCTTCACGGATGGATTCAATGCATACCCAAGTAGCAAAGGTGCGGTAGTTCAATTAACCAAAGACATGGGGGTTCGGCTCGCCAAGGATGGCATTCGCGTAAATGCCGTTTGCCCCGGTTTCATTTATACCGCCCTGACAGAGAACGTAACCAAGATTGAGGAGATTCATAAAACCATGAGCAAACTTCACCCGTTGGGCCGCATGGGCCAAGCGGAAGAGGTGGCAGGCGTAATCGCGTTTCTTGCCAGTAATGAAGCATCGTTCGTGACTGGTGCAGCGTGGATGGTCGATGGTGGATATACGGCTCAGTAGATATCTCAGAACAAGAAACTTGATCCCAACAACGTAGACTCGAATTTTTAAACAGAAGCAAACGGAGAAAACGGAGTAACGAGCCGCCAGCTGAACAATGGTAGAGCGGTTGTAGTTCGCTTCACTCTCGACTTCGTTTTTGAGTTGGCCCAAAACCGCAGATTGTAAGACGGCTCGCTCGGCGATCAAGCCCTACCCAGATTTCATCATTCCACGCTTTTTGATACTTTTCAAAACCATTGCCGAAGAAAAAATACTTCGCTGAAAACGCCCTTGCTTACCGGGGTGTGAGGTCATATTTTTCGGACACACTATGAAAAAGTTCACAGCGCCCCTACCCTGGATAATATACATAGTACTCATTGGTTTTATTTCGGCCCAATCCAAGTCTGATACTCCCACAACAGTTGGCCCACAAAAAGGTTCGCTTGTAATAGTAGGCGGTGGCCTATTGGACACGTCCATCCTGGAAAGGTTTATCGAATTGGCTGGAGGTAAGGACGCCCCCATCGTGGTGATTCCAACTGCCTCCGGAGAATTTTCGCCAACCAGTCTTGAACAGAAACTGGATATGTTTAGAAACCTAGGTGCAACCCAGGTGACGCCTCTACACACGACCGATCCGACCGAGGCTAATATGGATTCCTTTGTAGAGCCGTTGAAATCAGCCAAAGGCGTGTGGTTTGGCGGAGGTCGGCAATGGCGTCTGGTGGACTCTTACAAGGGGACCAAGGTCGAAGAGCTTCTTTGGGAAGTATTGGACCGTGGCGGCGTCATTGGTGGAAGTTCAGCCGGAGCATCGATTCAAGGATCGTATTTGGCTCGTGGAGACACCAGTGGAAATCAGATCATGACGGGGGATCACGAAGTGGGTTTTGGTTATCTTCGAAACGTAGCGATTGATCAGCATCTCCTGGCGCGCAACAGACAATTTGATATGTTCACCATCTTGAAACAGTATCCACATCTTCTCGGATTTGGCATAGACGAAAATACGGCAATGCTGGTCCAGGGTGATGAATTTGAAGTTATAGGCCAAAGTTATGTCGTCGTTTACGACGGAACATTCTGGTCAAGTGAAGGGTTCAGCCAAAAACAAATTCCAGATAGTTCCTCCTCGTTTTATTTCCTCTCGCCTGGCGATAGGTATAACCTTGCGGAAAGAAAAGTGATTAGTAGAAATCGTTAATTCAAAATAATACTCGTTGATCAGAAAAATACATCTCCTCCTGGCATTATTTCTCACACCTTGGGTTCTCATGTACGCAATGAGTTCAATCGCGATGCAGCACCGGGAATTATTTTATGGCTCGAAGAATCGGGTAGCACCCGACTACAAGATGGTTGAAGAAGTCACCTATCAACAAAACCAGATTGAAGGCTTGGACTCAGAGGCAGCTGGCCTGAAGATTCTCAAAGACCTGGACCTGGAAGGTGCGCACAGAACTCGCGGAACTATCGAGAGTGGGCAAATCGAAATAACCCGTGATCGACCCATCGGTGCCTACCGCATAATTTGGTCCGCTGAAACTGAAAAAGTAACGGTGGAGAAACAAGAATTCGGTATGACTAACTTCTTGGAGATGCTTCATCGACGACGTGGGTTCAATCAACCTTTCTGGGCCAACGATGTTTGGGCCGTGATTGTCGACTTTGTGATCGTAGCCATTCTTGCCTGGGCGTTCACCGGCTTGTGGATGTGGTGGAAAATGAAGCCGACTCACAAGTTGGGTACGCTCAGTATGATTCTGGGATCGATGTTGTTCGCATTTTTTATCTTCACGATTTAGCAGCAGATGAAACCCCATTTCCATCACATCAATCGCCGCCTGCATCTCTACCTGGGGATGTTTTGCCTACCCTGGTTTATTATGTATGGGATCACCTCCATCGCTTTTAACCAC
The genomic region above belongs to Verrucomicrobiota bacterium and contains:
- a CDS encoding peptidylprolyl isomerase, whose protein sequence is MNSPASMGYPLYRFSVVSALLVALVFVGCTKSNTHVQLVTYLGVITIAVYEEDAPVTAGNFLRYVDEHRFEGAYFYRVVTMLNQPDNDVLIEVIQGGLGNDEAHTNRLPPIRHETTEGAASTSCFLNP
- a CDS encoding elongation factor P, which codes for MANTQVNKISRGNVIEYQGQPCFVLERTIHTPPNLTSFCTMQLRNVKTNKVVHVRTNAGDSFNVMHNQSVKMEFSYENQGLFAFMDLESFEQIELSAEIIGDARKYMVPGLEYNIMMVEDVPMMIDLPLSVQMKVVEAPVAIKGDSSGNVQKMVVTETGLEVRTPAFIKVDDSIKVSTSDSSYQGRV
- a CDS encoding MFS transporter, whose amino-acid sequence is MNLNWILRMSCMMQIAGIGILFVFEAVRMKDVGIGETAIGLILGASSGIFIISSLFFGRLADRNHLHKAFIIWGSIGYGVLMLYFSICEHVWEFVLYSVLKSILVPMIIGMMPTLAVEAFGGARQGRSFGIYRAFGSLGFTVGAMGLPLLFNDIATISAVGSLFIFLSIPLVLQIPEPDTNPPKVAPLGFRGLHPGIKLFLIAFFFVALAEPPVHQFFSAYARELGASTRSLGLLSGLMGLVALVSLPLIGKWIDHVNPVHILALAFLAQPLRVVVTSFIGQVEMLWIPIMFHGLCWGGIEVAAIVYLSSLAKKGHKATVLSYYLAVRMLGQLFGAALSGYLAENVGYVFMFRIMSLGALVGSLIYIAGTYLPKKVRQGS
- a CDS encoding SDR family oxidoreductase encodes the protein MRLKDKVALITGAGSGIGRASVKKFLEEGAKVVASDINENALSDLKTEFSAIETVTGDVTIPADTERMVQTVLDAFGQIDILVNSAGITQRNVSGDASFEERWDTVMKVNVKGTMLMSHAAVEVMRKSGGGSIVNLGSIMSSVGYPTVLPFTDGFNAYPSSKGAVVQLTKDMGVRLAKDGIRVNAVCPGFIYTALTENVTKIEEIHKTMSKLHPLGRMGQAEEVAGVIAFLASNEASFVTGAAWMVDGGYTAQ
- a CDS encoding cyanophycinase translates to MKKFTAPLPWIIYIVLIGFISAQSKSDTPTTVGPQKGSLVIVGGGLLDTSILERFIELAGGKDAPIVVIPTASGEFSPTSLEQKLDMFRNLGATQVTPLHTTDPTEANMDSFVEPLKSAKGVWFGGGRQWRLVDSYKGTKVEELLWEVLDRGGVIGGSSAGASIQGSYLARGDTSGNQIMTGDHEVGFGYLRNVAIDQHLLARNRQFDMFTILKQYPHLLGFGIDENTAMLVQGDEFEVIGQSYVVVYDGTFWSSEGFSQKQIPDSSSSFYFLSPGDRYNLAERKVISRNR
- a CDS encoding PepSY-associated TM helix domain-containing protein, producing the protein MIRKIHLLLALFLTPWVLMYAMSSIAMQHRELFYGSKNRVAPDYKMVEEVTYQQNQIEGLDSEAAGLKILKDLDLEGAHRTRGTIESGQIEITRDRPIGAYRIIWSAETEKVTVEKQEFGMTNFLEMLHRRRGFNQPFWANDVWAVIVDFVIVAILAWAFTGLWMWWKMKPTHKLGTLSMILGSMLFAFFIFTI